From one Streptomyces sp. Q6 genomic stretch:
- a CDS encoding site-specific integrase — protein sequence MVDDGSMASVNPLVDNGWALPTERSFADCWEEWMGFGTREKSSLIQYRSIYKHHFAGWFGWKPVAAITAQDIGLWEDDQRRRGYAESGIRGRAVVLKSFLRYCCETGAITSYPGKSPKVGGRKDAAYRAVSPTEVPTTSEVMAIYGAMWPHYKSTVWIQAGCGHRVGEALAFSESHAGLREGWYFIQNQLTTFGLNDGAGRSIEIKNEPKWSRSGRWVPVPPSVAEVLDLHRQTWTPWGEEGWFYESPVYAGRHPSRTHYSDKWQAAVDKAGLVARGYTPKSLRHYFASMALAAGVPLYEVSRWLGHSSTKVTERCMRTWWKGLGRGSATRLRVRWLVRSGRGCGWCLEGARA from the coding sequence ATGGTGGACGACGGCTCGATGGCGTCGGTGAACCCCCTGGTCGACAACGGTTGGGCGCTGCCGACGGAGCGCAGCTTCGCGGACTGCTGGGAGGAGTGGATGGGGTTCGGAACCCGGGAAAAGTCCTCACTCATCCAGTACCGGAGCATCTACAAGCATCACTTCGCGGGATGGTTCGGCTGGAAGCCCGTCGCCGCCATCACCGCGCAGGACATCGGACTCTGGGAGGACGACCAACGGCGGCGGGGCTACGCGGAGTCGGGAATCAGGGGGAGAGCGGTCGTGCTGAAGTCCTTCCTCCGATACTGCTGTGAGACCGGAGCGATCACCTCGTACCCAGGGAAGTCCCCCAAGGTGGGTGGCCGGAAGGACGCGGCCTATCGCGCCGTGAGCCCCACCGAGGTGCCGACCACGTCCGAGGTGATGGCCATCTACGGCGCGATGTGGCCGCATTACAAGTCGACGGTGTGGATTCAGGCGGGATGCGGACACCGGGTCGGCGAAGCACTCGCGTTCTCGGAGTCACACGCTGGTCTGCGCGAAGGCTGGTACTTCATTCAGAACCAACTGACGACCTTTGGTCTGAACGACGGCGCGGGCCGCAGCATTGAGATCAAGAACGAGCCCAAGTGGAGCCGCAGCGGCCGCTGGGTTCCGGTGCCGCCGTCGGTGGCCGAAGTGCTGGATCTCCATCGCCAGACCTGGACGCCCTGGGGGGAGGAGGGGTGGTTCTACGAGTCTCCGGTCTATGCGGGGAGGCACCCGTCGCGCACCCACTACTCGGACAAGTGGCAGGCGGCGGTGGACAAAGCAGGGCTTGTGGCGCGCGGCTATACGCCGAAGAGTCTGCGGCACTACTTCGCCTCGATGGCGCTTGCCGCGGGGGTTCCGCTGTACGAGGTCTCCCGATGGCTCGGACACAGTTCCACCAAGGTGACCGAGAGGTGTATGCGCACCTGGTGGAAGGGGCTGGGGCGCGGATCAGCGACGCGTTTGAGGGTGCGCTGGCTGGTTCGCTCAGGGCGAGGCTGCGGGTGGTGTCTTGAGGGAGCGCGCGCCTGA
- the dcd gene encoding dCTP deaminase — translation MLLSDKDIRAEIDAGRVRIDPYDESMVQPSSIDVRLDRYFRVFENHKYPHIDPSVEQADLTRTVEPEGDEPFILHPGEFVLASTYEVITLPDDLASRLEGKSSLGRLGLVTHSTAGFIDPGFSGHVTLELSNLATLPIKLWPGMKIGQLCMFRLSSPAEHPYGSERYGSRYQGQRGPTASRSFLNFHRTQV, via the coding sequence GTGCTTCTCTCAGACAAGGACATCCGGGCCGAGATCGACGCCGGGCGGGTCCGGATCGATCCCTATGACGAATCCATGGTTCAGCCGTCGAGCATCGATGTGCGGCTCGACCGCTACTTCCGGGTGTTCGAGAACCACAAGTACCCGCACATCGACCCGAGCGTGGAGCAGGCCGACCTGACGCGCACGGTGGAGCCGGAGGGTGACGAGCCGTTCATCCTGCACCCCGGGGAGTTCGTGCTCGCCTCTACGTACGAGGTCATCACACTGCCCGACGACCTCGCCTCGCGCCTGGAGGGCAAGAGCTCGCTGGGCCGCCTCGGGCTCGTCACGCACTCCACGGCCGGGTTCATCGACCCGGGCTTCAGCGGGCACGTCACGCTGGAGCTGTCGAACCTCGCGACGCTCCCCATCAAGCTCTGGCCGGGCATGAAGATCGGGCAGCTGTGCATGTTCCGGCTGTCCTCGCCCGCCGAGCACCCGTACGGCAGCGAGCGCTACGGATCGCGGTACCAGGGGCAGCGCGGACCGACCGCCTCCCGTTCCTTCCTCAATTTCCATCGGACCCAGGTGTGA
- a CDS encoding winged helix-turn-helix domain-containing protein encodes MTYDIDRTHLVWQQVAAAVAHRIALGRYTSADRLPSVAELAAEFGIATSTADKVMARLKEAGLIRRVKGLGTFIADGGVSLAKEQPFGPPPRQTRR; translated from the coding sequence GTGACCTACGACATCGACCGGACCCACTTGGTGTGGCAGCAGGTGGCCGCGGCGGTCGCGCATCGGATCGCCCTGGGCCGGTACACCTCGGCAGACCGACTCCCGTCCGTGGCCGAACTCGCGGCAGAGTTCGGCATCGCAACGTCCACTGCCGACAAGGTCATGGCCCGCCTGAAGGAGGCGGGGCTGATCCGGCGCGTCAAGGGCCTGGGAACGTTCATCGCCGATGGCGGGGTCTCGTTGGCGAAGGAGCAGCCGTTCGGCCCTCCGCCGCGCCAGACTCGACGGTGA
- a CDS encoding phosphoribosyltransferase gives MSDVSPVRENLTYEKFGVAVRELAQTIADDGYEPDIVLSIARGGVFVAGGLAYALDCKNIHLVNVEFYEGVGRTLPMPVMLAPVPNVVDFKDKKVLITDDVADTGKTLKLVHDFCLDEVAEVRSAVIYEKSHSLVKCEYVWKRTEDWINFPWSVLPPVVRRDGQVLDA, from the coding sequence ATGAGTGACGTCAGCCCCGTGCGCGAGAACCTTACGTACGAGAAGTTCGGGGTCGCGGTGCGCGAACTCGCGCAGACCATCGCCGACGACGGCTACGAGCCCGACATCGTGCTGAGCATCGCGCGCGGCGGTGTGTTCGTCGCGGGCGGGCTCGCGTATGCGCTGGACTGCAAGAACATTCACCTTGTCAACGTGGAGTTCTACGAAGGTGTCGGGCGGACGCTGCCCATGCCGGTGATGCTCGCGCCGGTGCCGAATGTCGTCGACTTCAAGGACAAGAAAGTCCTCATCACGGACGACGTCGCGGACACCGGCAAGACGCTCAAGCTGGTCCATGACTTCTGCCTCGACGAGGTGGCGGAGGTGCGCTCCGCAGTCATCTACGAGAAGTCCCACTCCCTCGTGAAGTGCGAGTACGTCTGGAAGCGCACAGAGGATTGGATCAACTTCCCGTGGTCGGTTCTGCCTCCCGTCGTGCGACGTGACGGCCAGGTCCTGGACGCCTGA
- a CDS encoding Yip1 family protein, producing MSQLSRNAGPDPPGPASAPVKPGTFEYVAGFRNGRGRDNREAPPQYYGGQQQWPQNNGGNAHGAYGAQGGHGGHGEPEYFGDPHTPHPQGGYDPYAANNPGHTQAFSVNPDDPDPYTQGSTYQAGSAPAGPIGPRLHWKQLLSGIVLRPAPTYLQMRDYAMWAPALIVTFLYGLLAIFGFDGAREDVINATLSSAIPYVLTTGVAVTISFFILGVVTHTLARQLGGDGAWQPTVGMSMLIACLTDAPRLLVGMFLGGDEMFVQLLGWATWLAAGALLTTMVSKSHDLPWPKALAASAIQLIALLSIIKLGTF from the coding sequence ATGTCACAGCTCAGCCGCAATGCCGGGCCCGATCCCCCGGGCCCGGCATCGGCCCCCGTAAAACCAGGTACGTTCGAGTACGTGGCTGGATTCAGGAACGGACGCGGCCGGGACAACCGCGAAGCGCCCCCGCAGTACTACGGGGGCCAGCAGCAGTGGCCCCAGAACAACGGCGGCAACGCCCACGGCGCGTACGGGGCCCAGGGGGGACACGGCGGACACGGCGAGCCCGAGTACTTCGGCGACCCGCACACACCCCACCCCCAGGGCGGCTACGACCCGTACGCGGCGAACAACCCCGGCCACACCCAGGCGTTCTCGGTGAACCCCGACGACCCCGACCCCTACACCCAGGGCTCCACCTACCAGGCGGGCTCGGCCCCGGCCGGGCCGATCGGCCCCCGCCTGCACTGGAAGCAGCTCCTGAGCGGGATCGTGCTGCGCCCGGCGCCCACCTACCTCCAGATGCGCGACTACGCGATGTGGGCCCCGGCCCTCATCGTGACGTTCCTCTACGGACTGCTCGCGATCTTCGGCTTCGACGGCGCCCGCGAGGACGTGATCAACGCCACCCTGTCGTCGGCGATCCCGTACGTCCTGACGACCGGCGTCGCCGTCACGATCAGCTTCTTCATCCTCGGCGTGGTCACCCACACGCTGGCCCGCCAGCTCGGCGGCGACGGCGCGTGGCAGCCCACGGTCGGCATGTCGATGCTGATCGCGTGCCTGACGGACGCGCCCCGCCTGCTCGTCGGCATGTTCCTCGGCGGCGACGAGATGTTCGTGCAACTCCTCGGCTGGGCGACCTGGCTCGCGGCCGGCGCGCTGCTCACCACGATGGTCTCCAAGTCCCACGACCTGCCGTGGCCGAAGGCGCTGGCGGCATCGGCGATCCAGCTGATCGCGCTGCTCTCGATCATCAAGCTCGGCACGTTCTGA